Proteins from a single region of Chryseobacterium sp. T16E-39:
- the lysA gene encoding diaminopimelate decarboxylase, whose translation MNSKELLKIANEFGTPVYVYDAESIKTQYEKLTSSFLKHTKFFYAAKALTNINILKYVKNLGASLDCVSINEVKLGLKAGFPKEKILFTPNCVDLAEIEEAMQHGVHINIDNISILEQFGNKYGNTYPILVRINPHIFAGGNYKISTGHIDSKFGISIHQVRHIERVMKSTNLNVEGLHMHTGSEIKDPDVFLQALEIMLELSEHFPNLKYLDMGSGFKIPYQEGEIETDVKTLGKKVEKVISDFSKETGKKFELWFEPGKFLVGKSGYLLVKANVIKQTTATVFVGVNSGFNHLIRPMFYDSYHTIENLSNQKGPERIYTVVGNICETDTFAWDRKLNEVKEGDILAFHTAGAYGFEMSSNFNSRLKPAEVLFLDGKAHLIRKRDEFEDLLRNQIEVI comes from the coding sequence ATGAATTCAAAAGAATTATTAAAGATCGCCAATGAGTTTGGCACCCCGGTGTATGTTTACGATGCTGAATCCATCAAAACCCAATACGAAAAACTTACATCTTCTTTTTTAAAACACACAAAGTTCTTTTATGCCGCAAAGGCGTTAACAAACATCAATATTCTAAAGTATGTCAAGAACTTGGGTGCTTCTTTGGATTGTGTATCTATTAACGAAGTAAAGCTTGGCTTAAAAGCCGGATTTCCTAAAGAAAAAATACTGTTTACTCCCAATTGTGTAGATCTTGCTGAAATTGAAGAGGCAATGCAGCACGGAGTACATATTAATATTGATAATATCTCTATTCTAGAGCAGTTTGGAAATAAATATGGAAATACGTATCCAATTCTTGTAAGGATCAACCCTCATATTTTTGCAGGAGGAAATTATAAAATCTCAACAGGACATATCGATAGTAAATTTGGTATTTCAATTCATCAGGTTCGCCATATTGAAAGGGTGATGAAAAGTACCAATCTTAATGTAGAAGGTCTTCACATGCATACGGGAAGTGAAATCAAAGATCCAGACGTTTTTTTACAGGCGTTAGAAATTATGCTTGAACTTTCTGAGCATTTCCCTAATCTAAAATATCTTGATATGGGAAGCGGTTTCAAAATCCCTTATCAGGAAGGTGAGATAGAGACTGATGTGAAAACATTAGGTAAGAAAGTAGAGAAAGTAATTTCTGATTTCTCTAAAGAAACTGGGAAAAAATTTGAATTATGGTTTGAACCTGGAAAATTTTTAGTTGGAAAAAGCGGATATCTTTTAGTAAAAGCTAATGTGATCAAGCAGACTACTGCTACCGTTTTTGTGGGGGTTAACTCGGGATTCAATCATTTGATCCGTCCTATGTTTTATGATTCTTACCACACCATTGAAAATTTATCAAACCAAAAAGGGCCCGAGAGAATTTATACTGTGGTCGGGAATATCTGTGAGACAGATACCTTTGCGTGGGATAGAAAATTGAATGAAGTAAAAGAAGGTGATATTCTTGCTTTCCATACAGCAGGAGCATACGGCTTTGAAATGAGTTCTAATTTCAATTCGAGATTAAAACCTGCTGAGGTGCTTTTCCTGGATGGTAAGGCTCATCTTATCCGTAAAAGAGATGAATTTGAAGATTTATTGAGAAATCAAATTGAAGTAATCTAA